One Rouxiella sp. S1S-2 genomic window, CTCGCGCCATCCAAAACGCTGGCAGGACGTGGAGGAGCTGCTGGATGCCGGCATCGACGTTTTTACCACCGTTAACGTTCAGCACATCGAAAGCCTCAATGACGTGGTCAGCGGCGTAACCGGCATTATTATTCGTGAAACCGTGCCGGATCACATGTTCGATCAGGCCGATGAAGTGGTGCTGGTCGATTTACCGCCCGATGATCTCCGCCAGCGCCTGAAAGAGGGGAAAGTGTATATTCCCGGTCAGGCAGAGCGGGCGATTGAGCACTTCTTTCGCAAGGGCAACCTGATTGCACTGCGCGAGCTTTCACTGCGACGTACCGCCGATCGCGTTGACGACCAAATGCGCGAGTTTCGCGATACCCAGAGCAAGGAGCGCATTTGGCACACTCGCGATGCGCTGCTGCTGTGCGTCGGTCACGGCAGCGGCAACGAGAAACTGGTGCGCGTTGCCGCACGCCTTGCCGCACGTTTAGGCTGTATTTGGCACGCGATATATGTTGAAACGCCTCGTCTGCATCGCCTGCCGGAGGGCCAGCGGCGCAGTATTTTACGCGCCCTGAAGCTGGCGCAGGAGTTGGGGGCAGAAACCGCCACCCTGTCGGACCCAAAAGAAGAACAGGCTATACTGCGCTACACCCGCGAGCATCATTTGGGCAAAGTGGTGATGGGCCGTCGCAATGAACGGCGTTATAAATGGGGCGCGACCATGACCGAACGGCTGGCGAAAATCGGCCCCGAGCTCGACCTCCTGATCGTTAGCCTTGAAGAAACGGCACCGGTCAACCCGCGTAAAGATCTCGACAACCGCACCTTTACCGAGCGCTTCAGCCGCCAGTTGCAAGGCTGCGCAGTCGCGGTGGCGCTTTGCGCGTTCATCACCTTTATTTCGGAGTTTCTTTACCCCTATTTCGATCCCGCTAACCTGATCATGGTCTATCTGCTCGGCGTGGTGATAACCGCGCTGTTCTATGGCCGCTGGCCATCAGTACTGGCAGCGGTGATAAACGTCGCCAGCTTTGATCTGTTTTTGGTACAACCGCGCGGCTCGTTTGCCGTCACCGATGCGCAATATCTACTGACTTTTGCGGTGATGCTTACCGTCGGCATACTGATCGGGAATCTGACCGCCGGGGTTCGTTACCAGGCGCGCATTGCCCGCCATCGCGAAAAGCGGGCGCAGTATCTTTATGAAATGTCGAAAGCATTGAGCAAGGCAATGACGCCTGAAGCCGTGGCGCAAACCGGTCGGCATTTTATTTCGTCCACCCTGCGGGCAAAAACGGCGATGATGTTGCCGCAGTATAATGCCGATGCGGAAGGTACGCTGAACCTGCATCAGGCAGACAGTGAAGCGGGACAAGATATTGCCGTAGACTTGGCCATTGCCCGCTGGAGTTTTGACAAGCAGTCTCCGGCCGGTGCAGGCACTGACACCCTGCCCGGCGTGCCCTATCAACTGCTGCCGCTGGTGGCCTCGGGTAAATCCCTTGGTCTGCTGGCGGTGGAGCCGGCAAATATTCGCCAGTTGATGGTCCCCGAGCAGCAGCGACTGTTGCAAACTTTTACCGTGCTTATCGCCAATGCGCTTGAACGCCTGCATTTGTCGGCGTCGGCAGAGAGGGCGCGCCTGGATACAGAACGCGAAAAGCTACGTAACTCGCTGCTGGCCGCCCTCTCCCACGACCTGAGAACCCCGCTCACGGTGCTGTTTGGCCAGGCTGAAATTCTGACGCTGGATTTGGCCAGCGAAGGGTCGGTTTATGCCCCCCAAGCGAATCAGATCCGCCAGCAGGTGTTAAGTACTACGCGCTTGGTTAATAACCTACTGGACATGGCGCGCATTCAGTCCGGCGGTTTTAATTTGCGTAAAGAGTGGCAGTCAGTAGAGGAGATTATTGGTAGCGCATTGCGCATGCTGGAGCCACTGCTGAGTACGCATGAAGTGATTGTCGACCTGCCGGACGAACTGCTGCTGGTCAACTGCGACGCCAGCCTGATTGAAAGGGTGTTTATCAACCTATTGGAAAATGCCCATAAGTACGCCGGTGTGCAGGCAAAAATCACCCTTAAAGCCCGAGCCAAAGGCGAACTGCTGGAGGTTGATGTCTCAGACAACGGGCCGGGAATTATCGCCGGCGGTGAACGGCGCATCTTCGAAAAATTCTCTCGGGGAAATAAAGAGTCGGCAATTCCCGGTGTGGGCTTGGGTCTCGCCATTTGTCATGCCATTATTGAGGTACACGATGGCAAAATATGGGCGCAAAACAGTCCTCAAGGCGGCGCGACGTTCTGTTTTACGCTGCCTTTGGAGAAACTGCCGTCAATCGATCCCACTGATTTCGAGAGCGAGAACCCGTGAGCATACCCCCCACTCATATTTTGATAGTTGAAGATGAAAAAGAGATCCGACGCTTTGTTCGCACGGCGCTGGAGGGGGAAGGTATGAAAGTGTTTGAGAGCGAAACGCTGCAGCGAGGACTGATTGAAGCCGGTACCCGCAAGCCGGACCTGATTATTCTCGATCTCGGCCTGCCGGACGGTGACGGACTGGACTACATCCGCGATTTGCGTCACTGGAGCAGCATCCCCATTATTGTGCTGTCTGCCCGCACCAGCGAGGAGGACAAAATAGCGGCGTTGGATGCTGGAGCAGATGATTTTCTGACCAAGCCTTTCGGCGTTGGCGAACTGCTGGCGCGCGTGCGCGTCTCGCTGCGTCGTCATGCCGGTGGCCAACAGGAAAGCCCGCTGGTCAGTTTTGCCGATGTGACGGTCGATTTGGTCAATCGGCGCGTGCAGCGCAATAGCGTAGACCTCCATCTCACGCCGATTGAGTTCCGTCTGCTGGCCGAACTGCTGGCAAACAGCGGTAAAGTACTGACTCAACGGCAGTTGCTCAGCCACGTGTGGGGACCCAACTACGTCGAACACAGTCATTACTTACGCATTTATATGGGTCATTTGCGGCAAAAGCTTGAGCAAGACGCGACCCGCCCGCGCCATTTACTGACTGAAACAGGCGTGGGCTATCGCTTTATGCCCTGACAGCGGCAGGTTACTCTCCGCTTTTATCCGCGTGACCTGATCAGGACTGAGATGCCTCTTCAATGGCTTTTATCAGCTCATAGCCGTGGCTAGACTTTATAGCCACCAGCGCCAAGACATAAAAAAAGCGCTGTATAAACAGCGCTTTAATTGAGCATTGAAACACGTTCGGAATTTATTTAGCGTCGGCCAATACTTTGCTGACGATATCCACGGCTTCTTTTTCGATCTTTTCGCGGTGTTCTGCGCCCAGGAAGCTTTCACAGTAGATCTTGTAAGCCTCTTCGGTACCAGAAGGACGTGCCGCGAACCAACCGTTTTTGGTCATCACTTTCAAACCGCCAATAGAAGCCCCGTTGCCAGGCGCTTTAGTTAGACGGTCAGTGATCGGGTCGCCCGCCAGCGTGTCGGCTTTGACCTGCTCTGGGGAGAGCTTGGACAGTGCGGCTTTTTGCGCGTGGGTTGCAGGTGCCTGAATACGGTTATAGCTCGGCGCACCAAAACGCGCGGCCAGTTCATCATAATGCTGCTGCGGGTTTTTACCGGTCACGGCGGTGATTTCTGCCGCCAGCAGGCACATAATGATGCCGTCTTTATCTGTCGACCACGGTGTGCCGTCGAAACGCAGGAACGAGGCACCGGCGCTTTCTTCGCCGCCGAAACCGAAGCTGCCATCAAACAGGCCGTCAACGAACCATTTAAAGCCAACGGGAACTTCAACCAGTTTACGCCCTAAATCGGCCACAACGCGGTCAATCATCGCGCTGGAAACCAGTGTTTTACCGACGGCGACGTCAGCGCCCCACTGTGGACGATGCTGGAACAGATAATTGATAGCAACGGCCAGATAGTGGTTAGGATTCATCAGACCCGCTGGGGTCACAATGCCGTGGCGGTCATAGTCAGGATCGTTGGCAAACGCCAGGGCAAACTTGTCTTTTAGCGCCAGCAGGCCGCCCATTGCAAATTCGGACGAGCAGTCCATGCGGATAACGCCGTCGTGGTCGAGATGCATGAAACGGAAAGTCTGATCGACAGAGTCATTAACCAGCGTCAGGTCCAGCTTGTAATGCTCGGCAATGCGCTTCCAGTACTCGATGCCTGACCCCCCCAGCGGATCAACGCCGA contains:
- the kdpD gene encoding two-component system sensor histidine kinase KdpD, which codes for MVDEDGQRPDPDSLLALANEKPRGQLKIFFGACAGVGKTYAMLQEAQRLRATGLDVVIGVVETHGRKETQAMLPGLDILTPKRITHRGRQVTEFDLDAALARHPGLILMDELAHSNVIGSRHPKRWQDVEELLDAGIDVFTTVNVQHIESLNDVVSGVTGIIIRETVPDHMFDQADEVVLVDLPPDDLRQRLKEGKVYIPGQAERAIEHFFRKGNLIALRELSLRRTADRVDDQMREFRDTQSKERIWHTRDALLLCVGHGSGNEKLVRVAARLAARLGCIWHAIYVETPRLHRLPEGQRRSILRALKLAQELGAETATLSDPKEEQAILRYTREHHLGKVVMGRRNERRYKWGATMTERLAKIGPELDLLIVSLEETAPVNPRKDLDNRTFTERFSRQLQGCAVAVALCAFITFISEFLYPYFDPANLIMVYLLGVVITALFYGRWPSVLAAVINVASFDLFLVQPRGSFAVTDAQYLLTFAVMLTVGILIGNLTAGVRYQARIARHREKRAQYLYEMSKALSKAMTPEAVAQTGRHFISSTLRAKTAMMLPQYNADAEGTLNLHQADSEAGQDIAVDLAIARWSFDKQSPAGAGTDTLPGVPYQLLPLVASGKSLGLLAVEPANIRQLMVPEQQRLLQTFTVLIANALERLHLSASAERARLDTEREKLRNSLLAALSHDLRTPLTVLFGQAEILTLDLASEGSVYAPQANQIRQQVLSTTRLVNNLLDMARIQSGGFNLRKEWQSVEEIIGSALRMLEPLLSTHEVIVDLPDELLLVNCDASLIERVFINLLENAHKYAGVQAKITLKARAKGELLEVDVSDNGPGIIAGGERRIFEKFSRGNKESAIPGVGLGLAICHAIIEVHDGKIWAQNSPQGGATFCFTLPLEKLPSIDPTDFESENP
- the kdpE gene encoding two-component system response regulator KdpE, yielding MSIPPTHILIVEDEKEIRRFVRTALEGEGMKVFESETLQRGLIEAGTRKPDLIILDLGLPDGDGLDYIRDLRHWSSIPIIVLSARTSEEDKIAALDAGADDFLTKPFGVGELLARVRVSLRRHAGGQQESPLVSFADVTVDLVNRRVQRNSVDLHLTPIEFRLLAELLANSGKVLTQRQLLSHVWGPNYVEHSHYLRIYMGHLRQKLEQDATRPRHLLTETGVGYRFMP
- the pgm gene encoding phosphoglucomutase (alpha-D-glucose-1,6-bisphosphate-dependent); translation: MANNPRAGQPAQQSDLINVAQLTSQYYVLQPDSANSAHAVKFGTSGHRGSAGRHSFNESHILAIAQAIAEVRKEQGTTGPCYVGKDTHALSEPAFISVLEVLTANGVDVIVQQDNGFTPTPAVSHAILTHNKKSSALADGIVITPSHNPPEDGGIKYNPTNGGPADTDLTSVIEKRANVLIADGLKGVKRQSLDKAWHSGHLSEQDLVQAYVEGLADIVDMAAIQKAGLKLGVDPLGGSGIEYWKRIAEHYKLDLTLVNDSVDQTFRFMHLDHDGVIRMDCSSEFAMGGLLALKDKFALAFANDPDYDRHGIVTPAGLMNPNHYLAVAINYLFQHRPQWGADVAVGKTLVSSAMIDRVVADLGRKLVEVPVGFKWFVDGLFDGSFGFGGEESAGASFLRFDGTPWSTDKDGIIMCLLAAEITAVTGKNPQQHYDELAARFGAPSYNRIQAPATHAQKAALSKLSPEQVKADTLAGDPITDRLTKAPGNGASIGGLKVMTKNGWFAARPSGTEEAYKIYCESFLGAEHREKIEKEAVDIVSKVLADAK